Proteins encoded in a region of the Flavobacterium sp. MDT1-60 genome:
- the rpmI gene encoding 50S ribosomal protein L35 yields the protein MPKMKTKSSAKKRFKVTGSGKIKRKHAFKSHILTKKSKKRKLALTHSALVHSTDMKSIKQQLRII from the coding sequence ATGCCTAAAATGAAAACAAAATCTAGCGCCAAGAAACGTTTCAAAGTTACTGGTTCTGGAAAGATTAAAAGAAAGCATGCTTTTAAAAGTCACATCTTGACTAAAAAATCTAAAAAACGTAAATTAGCTTTGACACACTCAGCGCTAGTTCACTCTACAGATATGAAAAGCATCAAACAACAATTAAGAATTATCTAA
- the infC gene encoding translation initiation factor IF-3 → MRSNRGYQPRVEKKDAHRINNNIRGVQEVRLVGENIEPGVFKLAEALRLADQFELDLVEISPNAEPPVCKIMDYKKFVYEQKKRDKVLKAKSTQVVVKEIRFGPQTDEHDYEFKRKNAEKFLKEGAKLKAFVFFKGRSIIYKDQGQILLLRLATDLEEHGKVEAMPVLEGKRMIMFIAPKKKK, encoded by the coding sequence ATAAGAAGCAACAGAGGTTATCAACCTCGAGTAGAAAAAAAGGATGCACACAGAATAAACAATAATATTCGTGGTGTACAAGAAGTAAGATTAGTAGGTGAAAACATCGAACCGGGTGTATTTAAGCTTGCTGAAGCTTTACGTTTAGCAGATCAATTCGAATTGGATTTGGTTGAAATCTCACCAAATGCTGAGCCGCCGGTTTGCAAAATCATGGATTACAAGAAATTTGTTTACGAACAAAAGAAACGTGATAAGGTTTTAAAAGCTAAGTCTACGCAAGTTGTAGTAAAAGAAATTCGTTTTGGTCCTCAAACAGATGAGCATGATTATGAATTTAAAAGAAAGAATGCTGAAAAATTCTTAAAAGAGGGTGCTAAATTAAAAGCATTCGTATTCTTTAAAGGACGTTCTATCATCTATAAAGATCAGGGACAGATTTTATTACTACGTTTGGCTACAGATTTAGAAGAACATGGTAAAGTGGAAGCTATGCCAGTTTTAGAAGGTAAGAGAATGATTATGTTCATTGCTCCGAAGAAAAAGAAATAA
- a CDS encoding tetratricopeptide repeat-containing sensor histidine kinase has protein sequence MITKRPQAILYITILFFILFSCQKKKHTTIVVTKNTKAQVDKLIIIADKFYDKKNFDSAFYHYNEAKSICNPMTDSENFVSTLDRMADIQQNRGDFSGSESTVTEAIPYLKYIKNPKHAWNTYVILGINFLNTYDYNAALNYFNKALALKTTKWRKAAAFNNIANTYIQQKKYTKAILIFENLLKTDGIKKFDEDYARALDNIGFCYLKIKDQKALSYLNKAFKIRTEINDNVGLASSYHNLAQFHLENNLPLAKKYMLHSYEKYTRTNQIDGRMSSLNLLINHSTNSELKKYSLLYIHLNDSITEVRQKAKNQFAKIKYDTKKEKDENLKLKTYKAENELQLERQKNQNIISYILIALSLSLIVVLYFYLTSRGNREKIEATYKSETRIAKKLHDELANDIYHTMAFAENKNLALSENKEQLLTNLDAIYLRTRDISKENSPIITSEKYTFYLKEMISRFNTANTNLLLNDIESIPWSEIEKNKKITVYRVLQELLVNMKKHSNATLVGINFKKTDKSVIINYTDNGKGIDVYNIIFKNGLHNVENRILSIKGEIDIDTAPEKGFKVFIKFPL, from the coding sequence ATGATTACAAAAAGGCCCCAAGCAATTCTTTACATTACAATACTATTTTTTATCCTGTTTTCTTGTCAAAAAAAGAAACATACTACTATTGTCGTAACAAAAAATACTAAAGCACAGGTCGATAAGTTAATCATTATTGCTGATAAGTTTTATGATAAAAAAAACTTTGATAGCGCATTTTATCATTACAATGAAGCTAAATCAATTTGTAATCCGATGACTGATTCGGAAAATTTTGTCAGTACACTAGACCGAATGGCAGACATTCAACAAAATAGAGGTGATTTTTCCGGAAGTGAATCTACAGTTACAGAAGCAATTCCTTATTTAAAATATATAAAAAATCCTAAACACGCCTGGAACACGTACGTTATATTAGGAATCAATTTTTTAAATACATACGATTATAATGCAGCTTTAAACTATTTTAACAAAGCCCTTGCTTTAAAAACCACAAAATGGAGAAAGGCTGCTGCCTTCAACAATATAGCTAATACTTATATTCAGCAAAAAAAATATACAAAAGCCATACTTATTTTTGAGAACTTATTAAAAACGGATGGCATAAAAAAATTTGATGAAGATTATGCCAGAGCACTTGACAATATAGGTTTTTGCTATTTAAAAATAAAAGATCAGAAAGCTCTCTCGTATCTAAACAAAGCTTTTAAAATAAGGACCGAAATTAATGATAATGTTGGCCTTGCTTCAAGCTATCATAATTTGGCGCAATTCCATCTGGAAAATAATTTACCATTAGCTAAAAAATATATGCTTCATAGTTATGAGAAATATACCAGAACAAATCAAATAGATGGCAGAATGTCTTCTTTAAATTTATTAATAAATCATAGTACTAACAGTGAATTAAAAAAATACTCGCTCTTATATATTCATTTAAACGATAGCATTACAGAAGTAAGACAAAAAGCAAAAAATCAGTTTGCAAAAATTAAGTATGACACTAAAAAAGAAAAAGACGAGAATTTAAAATTAAAAACCTATAAAGCTGAAAATGAGTTACAATTGGAAAGACAAAAGAATCAAAATATCATTTCGTATATTCTAATTGCCTTAAGTTTAAGTTTGATTGTAGTTTTATATTTCTATTTAACTTCAAGAGGGAACAGAGAAAAAATTGAAGCCACATATAAAAGCGAAACGAGAATCGCAAAGAAGCTGCATGACGAACTTGCCAATGACATCTATCATACTATGGCTTTCGCGGAGAATAAAAATCTTGCACTATCTGAAAACAAAGAGCAGTTACTAACTAATTTAGATGCTATATATTTAAGAACACGGGATATTTCAAAGGAAAACAGCCCTATAATTACCTCTGAAAAATATACTTTTTATTTAAAAGAAATGATTTCCCGTTTTAATACTGCGAATACTAATCTTTTATTAAATGATATAGAATCTATTCCGTGGAGTGAAATCGAAAAAAATAAAAAAATTACGGTTTATAGAGTTTTACAAGAATTGCTTGTAAATATGAAAAAGCACAGTAATGCTACTTTGGTCGGGATTAATTTTAAAAAAACAGATAAAAGCGTTATTATAAACTATACCGACAATGGAAAGGGTATTGATGTATATAATATAATTTTCAAAAATGGCTTACATAATGTAGAAAATCGCATCCTTAGTATAAAAGGAGAAATTGATATTGATACTGCACCTGAAAAAGGTTTCAAGGTTTTCATTAAATTTCCATTGTAA
- a CDS encoding carboxymuconolactone decarboxylase family protein yields MTPRIVIPTVAPQAYQAMMNLEKYISTTSLTSVHKELIKIRASQINGCAYCINMHTADARKYGVSEQWIYLLSAWREADVYTEEEKAILALTEQVTMISNHVSDEVYQNAARLFDEKYLAEIIMMIITINAWNRIGVTTGMRAS; encoded by the coding sequence ATGACACCAAGAATCGTTATCCCAACAGTTGCCCCACAAGCCTACCAAGCCATGATGAATTTAGAAAAATATATTTCTACTACTTCATTAACATCTGTACATAAAGAATTAATTAAAATTCGTGCTTCACAAATAAATGGCTGTGCCTATTGTATTAATATGCATACAGCCGATGCCCGAAAATATGGGGTATCTGAACAATGGATCTATTTATTAAGTGCCTGGCGCGAAGCTGATGTATATACTGAAGAAGAAAAAGCTATTCTAGCTTTAACTGAACAGGTAACTATGATCAGTAATCATGTTTCTGATGAAGTATATCAAAATGCGGCTCGATTATTTGACGAAAAATACCTTGCAGAAATCATTATGATGATTATTACCATAAATGCATGGAATCGAATTGGTGTTACCACAGGAATGAGAGCTTCATAA
- a CDS encoding Crp/Fnr family transcriptional regulator has translation MHDALFRHIEKFITLDPSEIDTLESCLQLSKIKKKEHTLKEGQVCNTMYFIVKGCMRQYIINIKGSEQTLQFGIENWWITDLLSYHNHTPSHFYIQAVENSEVIAIEKPTLEALLIQIPKLERYFRIVSQKSFGAMQMRIKFLFTMSAEERYHHFNNHFPEFVQRVPQYMIASYLDFSAEFMSKIRAGKV, from the coding sequence ATGCACGACGCACTTTTTCGACATATCGAAAAATTCATCACTTTAGACCCTTCGGAGATCGATACTTTAGAATCATGCCTACAACTTTCTAAAATAAAAAAGAAAGAACATACCCTAAAGGAAGGACAGGTTTGCAATACGATGTACTTTATTGTTAAAGGCTGTATGAGACAATATATCATAAATATCAAGGGAAGTGAACAGACTCTTCAATTTGGTATTGAGAACTGGTGGATTACTGATTTATTAAGTTATCACAACCACACACCTTCTCACTTCTACATTCAGGCTGTGGAGAACTCAGAAGTCATTGCTATTGAAAAACCTACACTTGAAGCTCTGCTAATTCAAATTCCGAAATTGGAACGTTACTTTAGAATTGTATCTCAAAAATCTTTTGGTGCTATGCAAATGCGAATTAAATTCTTATTTACTATGTCAGCTGAAGAACGATACCATCATTTCAATAATCATTTTCCTGAATTTGTACAGCGCGTTCCACAATATATGATTGCTTCTTATTTAGACTTTTCGGCTGAATTTATGAGTAAAATCAGAGCTGGAAAAGTATGA
- the rplT gene encoding 50S ribosomal protein L20: MPRSVNSVAKRARRKKIMKQAKGFFGRRKNVWTVAKNAVEKAMCYAYRDRKQNKRNFRALWIQRINAGARLEGMSYSQFMGKVKANGIELNRKVLADLAMNHPEAFKAILNKVK, translated from the coding sequence ATGCCAAGATCGGTAAATTCAGTTGCTAAAAGAGCAAGAAGAAAAAAAATAATGAAGCAAGCCAAAGGTTTCTTTGGTAGACGTAAAAACGTTTGGACAGTTGCTAAGAATGCAGTAGAGAAAGCAATGTGCTACGCTTACCGCGATAGAAAACAAAACAAAAGAAATTTCCGTGCATTATGGATTCAACGTATCAACGCTGGAGCTAGATTAGAAGGAATGTCTTATTCTCAATTCATGGGTAAAGTTAAAGCTAACGGAATCGAATTGAACCGTAAAGTTCTTGCAGATTTAGCTATGAACCACCCTGAAGCTTTCAAAGCAATACTTAATAAAGTAAAATAA